From a region of the Tiliqua scincoides isolate rTilSci1 chromosome 4, rTilSci1.hap2, whole genome shotgun sequence genome:
- the FOXQ1 gene encoding forkhead box protein Q1, translating into MKLEIFAPRYEDKLSSSSSDQEGGGGGGAVSPLPPESELGSDGDWQGAELPAAGCKAAGGKPYTRRPKPPYSYIALIAMAIRDSAGGRLTLAEINDYLMGRFPFFRGAYTGWRNSVRHNLSLNDCFVKVLRDPARPWGKDNYWMLNPSSEYTFADGVFRRRRKRLSRTCAPAAAPPQPQPPPAPASPCPSPRQTPSTVAAASPSSGSKFSSSFAIESILSRPFQPSEHQHQQRPSTPAGERAVLWPAPSGYSRFLPQAPVSYSLLSPFPAAAASPLYPYGLPDALLLEGDPAPQRSPPSLPQEYLLAPPFHHCFGSGAKGSGSALLPPPTVRVLAAGCLL; encoded by the exons ATGAAGCTGGAGATCTTCGCGCCGCGCTACGAGGACaagctgagcagcagcagcagcgaccaggaaggcggcggcggcggcggcgcggtaTCCCCGCTGCCCCCCGAGAGCGAGCTGGGCTCGGACGGGGACT GGCAGGGCGCGGAGCTCCCGGCGGCGGGCTGCAAGGCGGCGGGGGGCAAGCCCTACACGCGGCGCCCGAAGCCGCCCTACTCGTACATCGCGCTGATCGCCATGGCCATCCGCGACTCGGCCGGGGGGCGCCTGACGCTGGCCGAGATCAACGACTACCTGATGGGCCGCTTCCCCTTCTTCCGCGGCGCCTACACGGGCTGGCGCAACTCGGTGCGGCACAACCTCTCGCTCAACGACTGCTTCGTCAAGGTGCTGCGCGACCCCGCCCGGCCCTGGGGCAAGGACAACTACTGGATGCTCAACCCCAGCTCCGAGTACACCTTCGCCGACGGCGTCTTCCGCAGGCGCAGGAAGAGGCTCAGCCGCACCTGCGCCCCCGCCGCGGCCCCCCCGCAGCCGCAGCCGCCCCCCGCGCCCGCCTCGCCCTGCCCCAGCCCCCGCCAGACGCCCTCGACCgtcgctgctgcctccccctcctccggctCCAAGTTCTCCAGCTCCTTCGCCATCGAGAGCATCTTGAGCCGGCCTTTCCAGCCCTCcgagcaccagcaccagcagcgCCCCTCGACGCCAGCGGGAGAAAGGGCGGTCCTCTGGCCCGCCCCGTCGGGCTATTCTCGCTTTCTCCCCCAGGCCCCCGTCTCCTACTCgctcctctcccctttcccagCTGCCGCGGCCTCCCCTCTCTACCCCTATGGGCTGCCCGACGCCCTCCTGCTAGAGGGTGACCCTGCCCCACAGCGATCCCCCCCGTCTCTTCCCCAGGAGTACCTCCTCGCTCCCCCCTTCCACCACTGCTTCGGAAGCGGGGCCAAGGGGTCCGGCTCAGCTCTACTGCCCCCTCCGACCGTCCGGGTCCTTGCAGCGGGCTGCCTCCTATAG